In Sander lucioperca isolate FBNREF2018 chromosome 21, SLUC_FBN_1.2, whole genome shotgun sequence, the following proteins share a genomic window:
- the LOC116059399 gene encoding uncharacterized protein LOC116059399, producing the protein MAVGRLFWVSCISFLLFDDSAGLPSMKGYGYPYKADLRNMGDAKEDEVETGQASDDQPTGPVYTSYNKLSVAQWPGLFPSRQNLPNRPSASAADKLVNGGSSHFVFENLKSRLFPLSPNQASNPAKPWPGPASTNRMPPSTAGGSSLYVSQTANYEPTLSASQAAKFPSFDSWKPQPDGSDYGVVDDSGFGSPNFNSGSSRGGVSNIPHLVYEEVFQYPSEYTGPSNTAGGYSQANYMSKGFSTGNAASLGGPSFPWNPTNVGAQMGLKGFWLPQKPVVGTQNAVVNRRVSQTILPPSSYRKSSNGYQTARYMPAFPNPMPVSSKGVQGQPAAPKDV; encoded by the exons ATGGCTGTTGGACGACTTTTTTG GGTttcttgcatttcttttttgctgtTTGATGACAGTGCTGGATTACCGTCTATGAAAG GCTATGGTTATCCATATAAAGCTGACTTGCGTAACATGGGTGATGCTAAAGAAGATGAAGTAGAGACTGGGCAGGCTTCAGATGACCAACCGACTGGCCCTGTTTACACAAGCTACAACAAACTTTCAGTTGCACAATGGCCAGGTTTGTTTCCATCTCGCCAAAACCTGCCCAACAGACCAAGTGCTTCTGCAGCAGACAAACTAGTTAATGGTGGGTCCAGCCACTTCGTGTTTGAAAACCTTAAATCACGCTTGTTCCCTTTAAGCCCCAACCAGGCGAGTAATCCAGCCAAGCCTTGGCCAGGCCCTGCTTCTACAAACCGTATGCCTCCCTCTACAGCTGGTGGCTCTTCTCTTTATGTTAGTCAAACTGCCAACTACGAGCCCACCCTGTCCGCCTCTCAGGCCGCAAAGTTTCCCAGCTTTGACTCTTGGAAGCCTCAGCCGGATGGCAGTGATTATGGTGTGGTTGACGACTCTGGTTTTGGTTCCCCAAACTTTAACTCTGGCTCCAGTAGAGGTGGTGTGAGTAACATTCCTCATCTTGTATATGAGGAAGTCTTTCAATATCCATCGGAGTATACTGGGCCTTCCAATACTGCAGGAGGGTATAGCCAAGCTAATTACATGAGCAAGGGGTTTTCAACTGGAAATGCTGCCTCACTAGGCGGACCCTCATTCCCCTGGAATCCAACTAATGTAGGTGCCCAAATGGGCTTGAAGGGTTTTTGGCTTCCACAAAAACCAGTTGTCGGCACTCAAAACGCTGTGGTTAACCGCAGAGTGAGTCAAACGATCCTACCGCCTTCAAGCTATAGGAAGTCCAGTAATGGCTACCAGACAGCCAGGTACATGCCAGCATTTCCCAATCCAATGCCTGTAAGCTCAAAGGGTGTCCAGGGTCAACCAGCTGCCCCAAAAGATGTATAA